Within Paenibacillus sp. RUD330, the genomic segment CGACAGCAAGGAGAACATGGAGATTCTCGCCGGCAATCTGAAGGTTCAGCTTCCGGGCTCCGATGAATGGATTCATATCCAAGGCGAAGGCGAATTCACGGTGCCTGCCGACAGCCGCTTCAAGCTCGAGGTGCTCGGCGTGACGGATTACTGCTGCAGCTATATCAGCGAGTAACGGACCGCTTCCCGGCTCCGCCGGTCGGCTGAGCCGGGTCAAGAGCAGGCCTGCTGCGCTTGGTGCAGGCCTTAAGGCTTTTTATGATTGAAAACCAAACAGGCTCCAGGGTGGCATGGCCGCTCTGGAGCCTGTTTGGTTCCCGTTTATTTGCCGCTGTCGAGTCCGCGGCCGATCCATTGCTCGTACACACGCGATACCGCGATCAGGTCTTCCTCGCCATATCCGGCCGCGTTCGCGGCTTGGAACAGGCTTTTGGCCGCTTCCAGCATCGGGGTGGGCACGCTGAGCCCGTCCGACAAAGCGGAAGCGAGCTTGAGGTCCTTGAGCATGAGCGCCAGCGAGAACTGCACGCTGTAGTCGCGCTCCAGCAGCTTCGGCGACTTGAGCTCCGCCGCCTTGCTGCCCGCCGCTCCGGCCTTGACGATGTCCAGGAACTTGGCTGGATCCAGGCCGCCGCTGACCGCGATGGAGAGGCCTTCGGAGAGGGCGAGGTTGTTGATGCCGACAATGGTGTTGTGGCCGAGCTTGGCGACCGAGCCGCTGCCGGAAGGGCCGAGATGGACGATTTTCTGTCCCATCGCCTCCAGAACGGGGCGGACGCGCTCCAGCAGCCCGGCTTCGCCGCCGACCATGAACACGAGCGTGCCGCCTACGGCAGCGGGCTTGCTGCCCGTAACCGGGCAGTCGAGGAAGCCGCATCCGGCTTGCTCCGCCGCATCGGCCAGCTCCCGGGCAAGGGCCGGGGAGATGGTGCTGTTGTCCACCAGCGCCGTGCCGGGACGGACGTGGGCGAGAATGCCGCCTTCTCCGCGGTACAGCTCCCGCACGACATCGTCGTTGCTCAGCATCGTGATGACGACATCCGCTCCGGCGACAGCGTCGGCGGGCGATTGCGCGGCGCGCGCGCCTTCTGCGGCAAGCGCCTCCGACTTGGAGGGCGTCCGGTTCCATACGGAGACCGGGAATCCTTTTTTCAGCAGGTTGGATGCCATCGGGGCACCCATCGTTCCGAGGCCGATAAAGGCGATCGAAGGTTTTGTCATGGCGATTCACCGACTTTCTTCGTACTGATCCGCGCCTGCGCGGCG encodes:
- a CDS encoding pyrimidine/purine nucleoside phosphorylase translates to MSQFENVTAVKRANVYFEGKVTSRTVLLPDGSKVTLGIMLPGEYEFGTDSKENMEILAGNLKVQLPGSDEWIHIQGEGEFTVPADSRFKLEVLGVTDYCCSYISE
- a CDS encoding NAD(P)-dependent oxidoreductase, translated to MTKPSIAFIGLGTMGAPMASNLLKKGFPVSVWNRTPSKSEALAAEGARAAQSPADAVAGADVVITMLSNDDVVRELYRGEGGILAHVRPGTALVDNSTISPALARELADAAEQAGCGFLDCPVTGSKPAAVGGTLVFMVGGEAGLLERVRPVLEAMGQKIVHLGPSGSGSVAKLGHNTIVGINNLALSEGLSIAVSGGLDPAKFLDIVKAGAAGSKAAELKSPKLLERDYSVQFSLALMLKDLKLASALSDGLSVPTPMLEAAKSLFQAANAAGYGEEDLIAVSRVYEQWIGRGLDSGK